From Streptomyces sp. TLI_105, the proteins below share one genomic window:
- a CDS encoding RidA family protein — protein sequence MSLHRHNPAELSPPTGFSHAVTATGSRLVFLAGQTALDTEGTVVGEGLTEQFTTALGNLLTALRHAGGTPADLARVTVYTTDVPGYRDHAHELGRIWRRLAGRDYPAMAVIGVVRLWDEQALVELDGFAVLDEPAPA from the coding sequence ATGAGCCTGCACCGCCACAACCCCGCCGAACTCTCCCCGCCCACCGGCTTCTCCCACGCCGTCACCGCCACCGGGAGCCGACTCGTCTTCCTCGCGGGACAGACCGCCCTCGACACCGAGGGCACGGTCGTGGGGGAGGGGCTCACCGAGCAGTTCACCACCGCCCTCGGCAATCTGCTCACCGCCCTGCGGCACGCCGGCGGCACCCCCGCCGACCTCGCCCGCGTCACCGTCTACACCACCGACGTCCCCGGCTACCGCGACCACGCGCACGAACTGGGCCGGATCTGGCGCCGCTTGGCGGGCCGCGACTACCCGGCGATGGCCGTCATCGGAGTCGTACGCCTCTGGGACGAGCAGGCCCTGGTGGAGCTGGACGGCTTCGCGGTCCTCGACGAACCCGCGCCCGCTTGA
- a CDS encoding acyl-CoA dehydrogenase family protein, which produces MPAFSLDPAQTTWCAELSALAAERLKPLADQGEPGRVNRPLVAALGELGLLARLFEAGALDLCLLRESLARTCTEAETALALQGLGTHPVAAFGTPAQRARWLPEATAGRAVAAFALSEPDAGSDAAALALDAVPDGRGGWRLHGEKRWISNAPEADFATVFARTTRGAGARGVTAFLVPADRPGLGGEPLDMLAPHALGTLTFDGVPVGPEDLLGAPDRGFRVAMNTLNLFRPSVGAFAVGMAQAALDAALAHTAARPAFGGVLADLQAVSHRVAEMATRTEAARLLVYAAAVAYDEGDPDVPRRSAMAKLLATETAQYVVDAAVQLHGALALQRGHLLEHLYREVRAPRIYEGATEVQRTIIAKELYAKVPPTEVPPNEVPPGGQRPAGETYALKPKEATA; this is translated from the coding sequence ATGCCCGCATTCTCGCTCGATCCGGCACAGACCACCTGGTGTGCGGAGCTCAGCGCGCTCGCCGCCGAGCGCCTCAAGCCCCTCGCCGACCAGGGCGAACCCGGCAGGGTCAACCGCCCCCTCGTCGCCGCCCTCGGCGAGCTCGGCCTCCTCGCCCGCCTCTTCGAGGCCGGCGCCCTCGACCTCTGCCTCCTGCGCGAATCCCTCGCCCGCACCTGCACCGAGGCCGAGACCGCCCTCGCCCTCCAGGGCCTCGGCACCCACCCCGTCGCCGCCTTCGGCACCCCCGCCCAGCGCGCCCGCTGGCTCCCCGAGGCCACCGCCGGACGCGCCGTCGCCGCCTTCGCCCTCTCCGAACCGGACGCCGGCTCCGACGCCGCCGCCCTCGCCCTCGACGCCGTCCCCGACGGACGCGGCGGCTGGCGCCTGCACGGCGAGAAGCGCTGGATCTCCAACGCCCCCGAGGCCGACTTCGCCACCGTCTTCGCCCGCACCACCCGGGGCGCCGGAGCCCGCGGCGTCACCGCCTTCCTCGTCCCCGCCGACCGCCCGGGACTCGGCGGGGAGCCACTCGACATGCTCGCCCCGCACGCCCTCGGCACCCTCACCTTCGACGGCGTCCCCGTCGGCCCCGAGGACCTCCTCGGCGCCCCGGACCGGGGCTTCCGGGTCGCCATGAACACCCTCAACCTCTTCCGGCCCAGCGTCGGCGCCTTCGCCGTCGGCATGGCCCAGGCCGCCCTCGACGCGGCCCTCGCCCACACCGCCGCCCGCCCCGCCTTCGGCGGCGTCCTCGCCGACCTCCAGGCCGTCTCGCACCGCGTCGCCGAGATGGCGACCCGCACCGAGGCCGCCCGCCTCCTCGTGTACGCGGCGGCCGTCGCGTACGACGAGGGAGACCCCGACGTCCCCCGCCGCTCCGCCATGGCCAAGCTCCTCGCCACCGAGACCGCCCAGTACGTCGTCGACGCCGCCGTCCAGCTGCACGGCGCCCTCGCCCTCCAGCGCGGCCACCTCCTGGAACACCTCTACCGGGAGGTCCGCGCACCCCGGATCTACGAGGGCGCGACCGAGGTGCAGCGCACGATCATCGCGAAGGAGCTGTACGCGAAGGTGCCGCCCACCGAGGTGCCGCCCAACGAGGTGCCGCCCGGCGGGCAGCGGCCCGCCGGGGAGACGTACGCCCTGAAGCCGAAGGAGGCGACCGCATGA
- a CDS encoding AMP-binding protein: MELTPSAHLDTFARDRLPPPDRWPHLVFDLPELRYPDRLNCGTELLDRTVERFGADRPAFHDGEGGVWSYGELRDRVDRIAHVLTTDLRVLPGNRVLLRGPTTPWLAACWLAVMKAGGVAVTVLAQQRAPELAVMAEAARCTHALCDARVLDELLAARIPGLRITPFGGDGPDDLLALADRRPGPYEAVATAADDVALIAFTSGTTGRPKGCVHFHRDVLAVADTFSAHVLRPLPDDVFAGSPPLAFTFGLGGLVVFPLRAGASAVLLEQAGPKQLLAAIERHRVSVLFTAPTAYRVMLEELTQGTAPEVASLRRCVSAGENLPEATWTAWYARTGLRLINGIGATELLHIFISAADGDIRPGTTGRPVPGWQARIVDRDGKGVPDGEEGLLAVRGPVGCRYLADPRQEEYVRDGWNVTGDTYVREPDGWFRYVSRADDMIISAGYNIAGPQVEEVLLDHPDVVETAVVGRPDELRGQVVVAYTVVRDGVPRDASTAAALRAFVRARIAPYKSPREIVFLDALPRTATGKLQRFLLRDPA; the protein is encoded by the coding sequence ATGGAGCTGACGCCCTCGGCCCACCTCGACACGTTCGCCCGCGACCGGCTGCCGCCTCCCGACCGCTGGCCGCATCTCGTCTTCGACCTCCCCGAGCTCCGCTACCCCGACCGGCTCAACTGCGGCACGGAACTCCTCGACCGCACGGTGGAGCGGTTCGGCGCCGACCGGCCCGCCTTCCACGACGGCGAGGGCGGGGTCTGGAGCTACGGGGAGCTCCGCGACCGGGTGGACCGCATCGCCCACGTCCTCACCACCGACCTGCGGGTGCTGCCCGGCAACCGGGTCCTCCTGCGCGGCCCCACCACCCCCTGGCTCGCCGCCTGCTGGCTCGCCGTGATGAAGGCCGGCGGCGTCGCCGTCACCGTCCTGGCCCAGCAGCGCGCCCCCGAACTGGCCGTGATGGCCGAAGCCGCCCGGTGCACCCACGCGCTCTGCGACGCCCGGGTGCTCGACGAACTCCTCGCGGCCCGGATACCCGGGCTCCGGATCACCCCCTTCGGCGGGGACGGACCGGACGACCTGCTGGCCCTCGCCGACCGCCGGCCCGGCCCGTACGAGGCGGTGGCGACCGCCGCCGACGACGTGGCCCTGATCGCCTTCACCTCCGGCACGACCGGGCGCCCCAAGGGCTGCGTCCACTTCCACCGGGACGTCCTGGCCGTCGCCGACACCTTCTCCGCGCACGTCCTGCGCCCGCTGCCCGACGACGTCTTCGCCGGCTCGCCGCCACTCGCCTTCACCTTCGGCCTCGGCGGCCTCGTCGTCTTCCCCCTGCGGGCCGGGGCGAGCGCGGTCCTCCTCGAACAGGCCGGGCCCAAACAGCTGCTCGCGGCGATCGAGCGGCACCGGGTCTCTGTGCTCTTCACCGCGCCGACGGCCTACCGGGTCATGCTGGAGGAGCTGACCCAGGGCACGGCCCCGGAGGTGGCCTCGCTGCGCCGCTGCGTCTCGGCCGGCGAGAACCTGCCGGAGGCGACCTGGACGGCCTGGTACGCGCGGACCGGGCTGCGCCTGATCAACGGCATCGGCGCCACCGAACTGCTGCACATCTTCATCTCCGCCGCCGACGGCGACATCCGTCCCGGCACCACGGGCCGTCCGGTGCCCGGCTGGCAGGCCAGGATCGTCGACCGCGACGGCAAGGGCGTCCCGGACGGCGAGGAGGGGCTGCTCGCGGTGCGCGGCCCGGTGGGCTGCCGCTATCTGGCCGACCCCCGCCAGGAGGAGTACGTACGGGACGGCTGGAACGTCACGGGCGACACGTACGTCCGCGAGCCCGACGGCTGGTTCCGGTACGTCTCACGGGCCGACGACATGATCATCTCGGCCGGCTACAACATCGCCGGGCCCCAGGTCGAGGAGGTGCTCCTCGACCACCCCGACGTGGTGGAGACGGCGGTGGTCGGCCGCCCGGACGAGCTGCGCGGCCAGGTCGTCGTGGCGTACACGGTGGTACGGGACGGGGTGCCGCGCGACGCGAGCACCGCCGCCGCGCTGCGGGCCTTCGTCCGCGCCCGCATCGCCCCGTACAAATCGCCCCGGGAGATCGTCTTCCTCGACGCGCTGCCGCGCACGGCGACGGGGAAGCTCCAGCGCTTCCTGCTGCGGGACCCGGCGTGA
- a CDS encoding PaaX family transcriptional regulator C-terminal domain-containing protein has protein sequence MAEQHTPRSLIVSFYGAYGRAPDESPVPVAALIRLLGALGVDAPSVRSSVSRLKRRGLLLPDRTAGGAAGYALSEDARRLLDDGDRRIYARTEPKLSEGWVLAVFSVPEAERHKRHLLRSRLARLGFGTAAPGVWIAPARLYEETRHALERLELSPYVDLFRGDHLGYTATAEAVARWWDLPAIAGLHEEFLAAHEPVLRAWRSAPAGAEDAYRDYLLALDSWRRLPYADPVLPAELLPDDWPGRRSAEVFTALHELLRDRGAEYVAPFLSDAP, from the coding sequence GTGGCCGAGCAGCACACTCCCCGATCCCTGATCGTCTCCTTCTACGGCGCCTACGGCCGTGCGCCCGACGAGTCGCCGGTGCCGGTGGCCGCGCTCATCAGGCTGCTGGGCGCGCTCGGCGTCGACGCGCCCTCGGTGCGTTCCTCGGTGTCGCGGCTCAAGCGGCGCGGTCTGCTGCTGCCGGACCGGACGGCGGGCGGCGCCGCCGGGTACGCCCTCTCGGAGGACGCCCGGCGGCTCCTGGACGACGGCGACCGCCGGATCTACGCCCGTACGGAGCCGAAGCTGTCGGAGGGCTGGGTCCTGGCCGTCTTCTCGGTGCCCGAGGCCGAGCGGCACAAGCGGCACCTGCTGCGCTCCCGGCTCGCCCGGCTGGGCTTCGGCACGGCGGCGCCGGGCGTCTGGATCGCGCCCGCCCGGCTGTACGAGGAGACCCGGCACGCCCTGGAGCGCCTGGAGCTCTCCCCGTACGTGGACCTCTTCCGCGGCGACCACCTGGGCTACACGGCGACGGCCGAGGCGGTGGCCCGCTGGTGGGACCTGCCGGCGATCGCCGGGCTCCACGAGGAGTTCCTCGCGGCCCACGAGCCGGTCCTGCGAGCCTGGCGGTCGGCCCCGGCGGGCGCCGAGGACGCCTACCGGGACTACCTCCTCGCCCTGGACTCCTGGCGCCGACTGCCCTACGCGGACCCGGTGCTCCCGGCGGAGCTCCTGCCGGACGACTGGCCGGGCCGCCGCTCGGCGGAGGTCTTCACGGCCCTGCACGAACTGCTGCGGGACCGGGGCGCGGAGTACGTGGCTCCGTTCCTGTCGGACGCGCCCTAG
- a CDS encoding DUF1772 domain-containing protein, whose translation MTENKGGKSAGAVLGAATVATGLVAGVWFAYVCSVMPALARSDDRVYVEVMRNINDVIQNPVFFLPFFGAPVLTAVAAWQHRADRARAWTLAAFVLGLAVLVVTSAANVPLNDALAATRDPAAARAAFETPWVAWNIARAALGTAALTCLVRALAVRHQGAYGK comes from the coding sequence ATGACAGAGAACAAGGGCGGGAAGAGTGCCGGGGCGGTCCTCGGCGCGGCGACGGTGGCGACCGGACTGGTCGCGGGGGTGTGGTTCGCGTACGTCTGCTCGGTGATGCCGGCGCTGGCGCGCAGCGACGACCGGGTCTACGTCGAGGTGATGCGGAACATCAACGACGTGATCCAGAACCCGGTGTTCTTCCTCCCGTTCTTCGGGGCGCCGGTCCTCACGGCCGTGGCCGCCTGGCAGCACCGCGCCGACCGGGCCCGGGCCTGGACGCTCGCCGCGTTCGTCCTCGGCCTCGCCGTCCTCGTGGTCACCTCGGCGGCGAACGTGCCGCTCAACGACGCCCTCGCGGCGACCCGGGACCCGGCGGCCGCCCGGGCCGCCTTCGAGACCCCGTGGGTGGCGTGGAACATCGCCCGCGCGGCCCTCGGCACGGCGGCCCTCACCTGCCTGGTGCGGGCCCTGGCCGTACGGCACCAGGGGGCGTACGGAAAGTAG
- a CDS encoding bifunctional salicylyl-CoA 5-hydroxylase/oxidoreductase produces the protein MRQDPAREVTVWERNAPSDTFGFGVVLSDETLGGIRDADPVVYEALRGELVRWDDIDVVHRGHRTTSTGHGFAALGRRRLLEILHARCAELGVRLRFRTEAPPPAVLAAEHDLVVAADGVHSRTRETHAAHFRPRITPHRCRYIWLAADFPFEAFRFEIAETEHGVMQLHAYPFSADSSTVIVEMREEVWRAAGFHELDEAESTARCAKVFAEALGGRELRSNASAWTAFRTVANARWSYGNTVLIGDAAHTAHFSIGSGTKLAVEDAVALAAAVDAHPDLDEALSAYETERRPVVESTQRAAGASLRWFEELAGHVDRPPRRFAFDLLTRSRRVTHANLRLRDPAFTAAVEADFGCPPGTPPMFTPFRLRGLTLRNRVVVSPMDLYVAEDGVPGDFHLVHLGSRALGGAGLVMTEMVCVSPEGRITPGCTGLWTDAQAAAWTRIADFVHTSAPGTALGVQLGHSGRKGSTRRMWEGIDQPLPEGNWPLVAASPLPYRPGVNQTPAALDRAGLTAVREQFTAAARRAARSGFDLLELHCAHGYLLSGFLSPLTNHRTDAYGGDLTARLRYPLEVFDAVREAWPADRPMTVRISATDWAEGGTTAADAVEIARAFADHGADAIDVSTGQVVPEEEPAYGRSYQTPYADRIRNELGVPVIAVGAISSWDDVNSLLLAGRADLCALARPHLYDPHWTLHAAAEQEYRGPAAPWPAPYRAGSRRPPTGRRD, from the coding sequence ATGCGGCAGGACCCGGCCCGCGAGGTCACCGTCTGGGAGCGGAACGCCCCCTCCGACACCTTCGGCTTCGGCGTCGTCCTCTCCGACGAGACCCTCGGCGGCATCCGGGACGCCGACCCCGTCGTGTACGAGGCGCTCCGCGGCGAGCTCGTCCGCTGGGACGACATCGACGTCGTCCACCGGGGCCACCGCACCACCTCCACCGGCCACGGCTTCGCCGCCCTCGGCCGCCGCCGGCTCCTGGAGATCCTGCACGCCCGCTGCGCCGAGCTCGGCGTACGGCTCCGCTTCCGCACCGAGGCCCCGCCCCCCGCCGTCCTCGCCGCCGAGCACGACCTGGTCGTCGCCGCCGACGGCGTCCACAGCCGCACCCGCGAGACCCACGCCGCGCACTTCCGCCCCCGCATCACCCCCCACCGCTGCCGTTACATCTGGCTGGCCGCCGACTTCCCCTTCGAGGCGTTCCGCTTCGAGATCGCCGAGACCGAGCACGGCGTGATGCAGCTCCACGCCTACCCCTTCTCCGCCGACTCCTCCACCGTCATCGTCGAGATGCGCGAGGAGGTCTGGCGGGCCGCCGGCTTCCACGAGCTCGACGAGGCCGAGTCCACCGCCCGCTGCGCCAAGGTCTTCGCCGAGGCGCTCGGCGGCCGGGAGCTCCGCTCGAACGCCTCCGCCTGGACCGCCTTCCGTACCGTCGCCAACGCCCGCTGGTCCTACGGCAACACCGTGCTCATCGGCGACGCCGCCCACACCGCCCACTTCTCCATCGGTTCCGGCACCAAACTGGCCGTCGAGGACGCCGTCGCCCTCGCCGCCGCCGTCGACGCCCACCCGGACCTCGACGAGGCGCTGAGCGCGTACGAGACGGAGCGCCGTCCCGTCGTCGAGTCCACCCAGCGCGCGGCCGGTGCCAGCCTCCGCTGGTTCGAGGAGCTCGCCGGACACGTCGACCGCCCGCCCCGCCGCTTCGCCTTCGACCTGCTCACCCGCAGCCGCCGCGTCACCCACGCCAACCTGCGGCTGCGCGACCCCGCCTTCACCGCCGCCGTCGAGGCCGACTTCGGCTGCCCGCCCGGCACCCCGCCCATGTTCACCCCCTTCCGGCTGCGCGGACTGACCCTGCGGAACAGGGTCGTCGTCTCCCCGATGGACCTGTACGTCGCCGAGGACGGCGTCCCCGGCGACTTCCACCTCGTCCACCTCGGCTCCAGGGCCCTCGGCGGCGCCGGACTCGTCATGACCGAGATGGTCTGCGTGAGCCCCGAGGGCCGCATCACCCCCGGCTGCACCGGCCTCTGGACCGACGCCCAGGCAGCCGCCTGGACCCGGATCGCCGACTTCGTCCACACCTCGGCGCCCGGCACCGCGCTCGGCGTCCAGCTCGGCCACTCGGGCCGCAAGGGCTCCACCCGCCGCATGTGGGAGGGCATCGACCAGCCCCTGCCCGAGGGCAACTGGCCGCTCGTCGCCGCCTCGCCCCTCCCGTACCGGCCCGGCGTCAACCAGACCCCGGCCGCCCTCGACCGCGCCGGACTCACCGCCGTGCGCGAGCAGTTCACCGCGGCCGCCCGCCGGGCCGCCCGCAGCGGCTTCGACCTCCTCGAACTGCACTGCGCCCACGGCTATCTGCTCTCCGGCTTCCTCTCCCCGCTCACCAACCACCGCACCGACGCCTACGGCGGCGACCTCACGGCCCGGCTCCGCTACCCCCTCGAAGTCTTCGACGCGGTGCGGGAGGCCTGGCCGGCCGACCGGCCCATGACCGTCCGCATCTCGGCCACCGACTGGGCCGAGGGCGGCACGACCGCCGCGGACGCCGTCGAGATCGCCCGCGCCTTCGCGGACCACGGCGCCGACGCGATCGACGTCTCCACCGGGCAGGTCGTCCCCGAGGAGGAGCCCGCCTACGGCCGCTCGTACCAGACGCCCTACGCCGACCGCATCCGCAACGAGCTCGGCGTCCCGGTGATCGCGGTCGGCGCGATCTCCTCCTGGGACGACGTCAACTCCCTGCTCCTCGCGGGCCGCGCCGACCTCTGCGCCCTCGCCCGCCCGCACCTCTACGACCCGCACTGGACCCTGCACGCGGCGGCCGAGCAGGAGTACCGGGGCCCGGCCGCCCCCTGGCCCGCCCCGTACCGCGCGGGCAGCCGCCGCCCGCCCACCGGCCGCCGGGACTGA
- a CDS encoding enoyl-CoA hydratase family protein, with amino-acid sequence MSPFTGSAPRTARWQHLRLDIDQGVATVTLARPAKLNALTFGAYADLRDLLAELSRERAVRALVLGGEGRGFCSGGDVDEIIGATLALDTARLLDFNRMTGQVVRALRECPFPVVAALHGVAAGAGAVLALAADFRIADPTTRFSFLFTRVGLSGGDMGAAYLLPRVVGLGHATRLLMLGEPVHAAEAERIGLLSELTEEGAAGERAAALARRLADGPALALAQTKALLTAELDMPLAAAVELDAATQALLMNGEDYAEFHAAFTEKRPPKWRGC; translated from the coding sequence ATGAGCCCCTTTACCGGCTCCGCGCCCCGCACGGCACGCTGGCAGCACCTGCGCCTCGACATCGACCAGGGCGTGGCCACCGTCACCCTGGCCCGCCCCGCGAAACTCAACGCCCTCACCTTCGGCGCCTACGCCGACCTGCGCGACCTCCTCGCCGAGCTCTCCCGCGAGCGCGCCGTCCGCGCCCTCGTCCTCGGCGGCGAAGGCCGCGGCTTCTGCTCGGGCGGCGACGTGGACGAGATCATCGGCGCCACCCTCGCCCTCGACACCGCCCGGCTCCTCGACTTCAACCGGATGACCGGCCAGGTCGTCCGCGCCCTCCGCGAATGCCCCTTCCCCGTCGTCGCCGCCCTCCACGGCGTCGCCGCCGGCGCCGGGGCCGTCCTCGCGCTCGCCGCCGACTTCCGGATCGCCGACCCCACCACCCGCTTCTCCTTCCTCTTCACCCGGGTCGGTCTCTCCGGCGGCGACATGGGCGCCGCCTATCTGCTGCCCCGGGTCGTCGGACTCGGCCACGCCACCCGTCTCCTCATGCTGGGCGAGCCCGTCCACGCCGCCGAGGCCGAGCGCATCGGCCTCCTCAGCGAACTCACCGAGGAGGGCGCGGCGGGGGAGCGGGCCGCCGCCCTCGCCCGCCGCCTCGCGGACGGGCCCGCCCTCGCCCTCGCCCAGACCAAGGCCCTGCTCACCGCCGAGCTCGACATGCCGCTCGCCGCCGCCGTCGAACTGGACGCGGCCACCCAGGCGCTCCTGATGAACGGCGAGGACTACGCCGAGTTCCACGCCGCCTTCACCGAGAAACGCCCCCCGAAGTGGCGGGGATGCTGA
- a CDS encoding ATP-binding protein — protein MPEATRPTAAGRAATGPPPAGPDTAGRPAPEPPAAGPGVEAAGPATSWRVRLPHTTAAVPIARALIRTALTDTAPEADERPDTDTAELLTAELVANAVEHTAGTGPIELVVELLPAPGGCQIEVHDSRPTRPGDLVDPDPAVGVDPWQEHGRGLLLLRALSSDCGHRPTAHGKAVWFTLPGIPAQRRRRAS, from the coding sequence ATGCCCGAAGCCACCCGCCCCACGGCCGCCGGACGCGCGGCGACCGGGCCCCCGCCCGCCGGGCCCGACACGGCCGGCCGCCCGGCACCCGAGCCTCCGGCCGCCGGGCCCGGAGTCGAAGCGGCCGGGCCGGCCACCTCCTGGCGCGTCCGGCTGCCCCACACCACCGCCGCCGTGCCGATCGCCCGCGCCCTGATCCGTACCGCGCTCACCGACACCGCCCCCGAGGCCGACGAGCGCCCCGACACCGACACGGCGGAGCTCCTCACCGCCGAGCTCGTCGCCAACGCCGTCGAGCACACCGCCGGGACCGGCCCCATCGAACTGGTCGTCGAACTGCTCCCGGCGCCGGGCGGCTGCCAGATCGAGGTCCACGACTCCCGGCCCACCCGCCCCGGCGACCTCGTCGACCCCGACCCGGCGGTCGGGGTCGACCCCTGGCAGGAGCACGGCCGCGGCCTCCTCCTGCTCCGGGCGCTCAGCAGCGACTGCGGCCACCGCCCCACCGCGCACGGCAAGGCGGTCTGGTTCACGCTCCCGGGGATACCGGCCCAGCGGCGTCGCCGGGCGAGCTGA
- a CDS encoding MBL fold metallo-hydrolase, whose amino-acid sequence MTATETFELLQPYRIAEETFVIPWALEAPPVGHFPMNSMVIRGAEPILVDTGAPAVRSQWLEAAWSVVDPLDVRWVFLTHDDRDHAGNLLAALAACPNATLLTTWFSLGRMAEEWETPINRCRFMTDGDTVEVGDRTLVAKRPPLYDNPTTRALFDTKTGVLWAVDTFATNVPAPLPETAGLSAEEFRDGQLFGGRLVSPWVALTDEQKFGAVVEDFQRLGAEVVAGCHTPVLRGPHIAEAFDLLRRLPGMPTWTEFTQADLDQWMAMAESSVPPEQPRPSAT is encoded by the coding sequence ATGACTGCTACAGAAACCTTCGAACTCTTGCAGCCCTACCGGATCGCCGAGGAGACGTTCGTCATTCCGTGGGCCCTGGAGGCTCCGCCGGTCGGCCACTTCCCGATGAACTCGATGGTGATCCGGGGAGCCGAACCGATCCTGGTGGACACCGGGGCGCCGGCGGTGCGGTCCCAGTGGTTGGAGGCCGCGTGGTCCGTGGTGGATCCGTTGGACGTGCGATGGGTCTTCCTCACCCACGACGACCGCGATCACGCCGGCAACCTTCTGGCCGCCCTCGCCGCATGCCCGAACGCGACCCTGCTGACGACCTGGTTCTCCCTCGGGCGCATGGCCGAGGAGTGGGAGACGCCGATCAACCGGTGCCGTTTCATGACCGACGGGGACACGGTGGAGGTCGGTGACCGCACGCTGGTGGCCAAACGGCCACCGCTGTACGACAACCCGACGACCCGGGCCCTCTTCGACACGAAGACCGGCGTCCTGTGGGCGGTGGACACCTTCGCGACGAACGTGCCCGCTCCCCTGCCCGAGACGGCCGGCCTGTCCGCGGAGGAATTCCGCGACGGGCAGCTCTTCGGCGGACGCCTGGTCTCGCCCTGGGTCGCGTTGACGGACGAACAGAAGTTCGGCGCGGTGGTGGAGGACTTCCAGCGGCTGGGCGCCGAGGTCGTCGCCGGCTGCCACACGCCGGTGCTCCGCGGGCCGCACATCGCGGAGGCGTTCGATCTTCTCCGCCGACTGCCCGGGATGCCGACCTGGACGGAGTTCACCCAGGCCGACCTCGACCAGTGGATGGCGATGGCCGAAAGCTCGGTCCCGCCCGAACAGCCTCGGCCGTCGGCCACGTGA
- the argF gene encoding ornithine carbamoyltransferase: MATDLIGRHFLKELDFTAEEFRGLIALAAELKAAKKAGAEVQRLRGRNIALIFEKTSTRTRCAFEVAAADQGASTTYLDPASSQIGHKESVKDTARVLGRMFDGIEYRGDSQAAVEELAAFAGVPVFNGLTDDWHPTQMLADVLTMTEHTDKPLDEIAFAYLGDARFNMGNSYLVTGALLGMDVRIVAPEAYWPAEDVVAAARKLAETSGARITLTEDVSEGVVGADFVVTDVWVSMGEPKEVWDERIAALAPYSVTMDVLRATGNPDVKFLHCLPAFHDLGTAVGRDLHARHGLTELEVSDEVFESAHSVVFDEAENRMHTIKAVLVATLAGTTGE, encoded by the coding sequence ATGGCCACAGACCTCATCGGCCGCCACTTCCTCAAGGAGCTGGACTTCACCGCCGAGGAGTTCCGCGGCCTGATCGCGCTCGCCGCCGAGCTCAAGGCCGCCAAGAAGGCGGGCGCCGAGGTCCAGCGGCTGCGCGGCAGGAACATCGCCCTGATCTTCGAGAAGACCTCGACCCGCACCCGCTGCGCCTTCGAGGTCGCCGCAGCCGACCAGGGCGCCTCCACCACCTACCTCGACCCCGCGAGCTCCCAGATCGGCCACAAGGAGTCGGTCAAGGACACCGCCCGCGTCCTCGGCCGGATGTTCGACGGCATCGAGTACCGCGGGGACAGCCAGGCCGCGGTCGAGGAGCTCGCCGCCTTCGCCGGCGTGCCCGTCTTCAACGGGCTCACCGACGACTGGCACCCCACCCAGATGCTGGCCGACGTGCTCACCATGACCGAGCACACGGACAAGCCGCTCGACGAGATCGCCTTCGCCTACCTGGGCGACGCCCGCTTCAACATGGGCAACTCCTACCTGGTCACCGGCGCCCTGCTCGGCATGGACGTCCGGATCGTCGCCCCGGAGGCGTACTGGCCGGCCGAGGACGTCGTCGCCGCGGCCCGCAAGCTCGCCGAGACCAGCGGCGCCAGGATCACGCTCACCGAGGACGTGTCCGAGGGCGTCGTGGGCGCCGACTTCGTCGTCACCGACGTCTGGGTCTCCATGGGCGAGCCCAAGGAGGTCTGGGACGAGCGGATCGCCGCCCTCGCCCCGTACTCCGTGACGATGGACGTGCTGCGCGCCACGGGGAACCCGGACGTCAAGTTCCTGCACTGCCTGCCCGCCTTCCACGACCTGGGCACGGCGGTCGGCCGGGACCTCCACGCCCGGCACGGCCTGACCGAGCTGGAGGTCTCGGACGAGGTCTTCGAGTCGGCGCACTCGGTCGTCTTCGACGAGGCCGAGAACCGGATGCACACCATCAAGGCGGTCCTGGTCGCGACGCTGGCCGGTACGACGGGGGAGTAG